GCCGGTGCGGGGACTGTCCTCTTCTTCGAAGACCAGGACGTGGTCAAGGGCCTGCAGGAGAAATTCCCGCTCTACGCCGACAACTTCCCGGTATGGTCGGAACAGGCCGGCGGCATGGCGCAATTGTCGGTGTGGTCGACCCTGGCCAACGCCGGCATCGGCGCCAGCCTGCAGCACTACAACCCGGTGATCGACGAGGCCGTCGCGAAGGAATGGAACATTCCCGCCAGCTGGAAGCTGCGCGCCCAAATGCCGTTCGGCTCCAATGAAGCTCCCTTCGGCGAGAAGGCCTTCATGGACGACACGCAGCGCTTCCGCGTGCATCATTAAGACCGTGACGCCCGGCCTCGCTTGCCGGGCGTTTCCCCCTGTGCTCGCGTCAGCGAGGCTTGATATTCCTTTCCCGGATGATCGTCGTCCACCTTTCGGTTTCTTCCGCGATCAACTGGCCCAGCGCCTCCGGAGTATTGGGGCGTAAAGGCGCGATATAGCCTTGGGACGTGAAGGCCTCCTGTAC
Above is a genomic segment from Bordetella genomosp. 11 containing:
- a CDS encoding nitroreductase family protein; the encoded protein is MDNAFLDALKRRRTQYALGSKLPVSHEAVTALIQEAIKHTPSSFNSQSSRAVILFGAQSTKLWDIAKDTLRKIVPADAFVNTEKKLNSFAAGAGTVLFFEDQDVVKGLQEKFPLYADNFPVWSEQAGGMAQLSVWSTLANAGIGASLQHYNPVIDEAVAKEWNIPASWKLRAQMPFGSNEAPFGEKAFMDDTQRFRVHH